One window of the Serinus canaria isolate serCan28SL12 chromosome 9, serCan2020, whole genome shotgun sequence genome contains the following:
- the UGGT1 gene encoding UDP-glucose:glycoprotein glucosyltransferase 1 isoform X3: MGILIAVLGVWFSSSLVKADSKAVTTSLTTKWSSTPLLLETSEFLSEEGQEKFWNFVEASENIKTAEHDGSDYSSYQEMLKVACQTLSPLQQNLLKFSLSLRSYSAAVQAFQQIAADESPPEGCTLFFVVHGEKTCEFDSLGNLLQAASDRPKPFLFKGDHKYPAANPESPVVILYAEIGSEEFYRQHRRLVEKAEAGEITYVLRHYIANPSKEKVYLSGYGVELAIKSTEYKAKDDTQVKGTDVNATVIDENDPIDEVQGFLFGKLRQLYPDLSEELKELRKHLVESTNEMAPLKVWQLQDLSFQTAARILTAPPVDALMVMKDLSQNFPTKARAITKTVVSSELRAEIEENQKYFKGTLGLQPGDSALFINGLLIDLDTQDIFSLIDVLRNEARVMEGLHSLGIEGVSLHNVLKLNIQPSDSDYAVDIRSPAISWINNLEVDSRYNSWPSSVQELLRPTFPGVIRQIRKNFHNFVLIVDPTHETTAELLNVAEMFFSNHIPLRIGLVFVVNDSEDVDGLQDPGVALLRTYNYVAQEMDNNYAFQTVMSIYNKVKTGDQLKVEHVVSVLEKQYPYVEINSVLGIDSAYDQNRKAARAYYEQTGVGPLPVVLFNGMPFQKDQLDPDDLETVTMHKILETTSIFQRAVYLGELSNDQDVVEYIMNQPNVVPRINSRILRSDREYLDLTGMNNHFVDDFARFSTLESKDKTAAVANSMTYLTKKGMSSKEIYDDSFVRPVTFWIVGDFDKPSGRQLLYDAIKHQKSSNNIRISMINNPSEEPNSQNTIVAKAIWAALQTQTSNNAKNFITKMAKEETVKALEAGADILEFAVGGMDTNIFKEAFESPKMDFILSHAIYCRDVLKLKKGQRAVISNGRIIGPLEDGEMFNQDDFHLLENIILKTSGQKIKSQIQQLGFEEDLASDLVMKVDALLSAQPKGEARIEYQFFEERYSAVKLRPKEGETYFDVVAIVDPVTRDAQRLAPLLLVLNQLINMNLRVFMNCQSKLSDMPLKSFYRYVLEPEISFTAENHFAPGPIAKFLDMPQSPLFTLNLNTPESWMVESVRTPYDLDNIFLEEVESVVAAEYELEYLLLEGHCYDITTGQPPRGLQFTLGTSSSPVIVDTIVMANLGYFQLKANPGAWTLRLRKGRSEDIYRIYSHDGTDSPPEANEVSVVLNNFKSKIIKVKVQKKFDMMNEDLLSDGTNENESGFWESLKWGFTGGQKNEDVKQDKDDVLNIFSVASGHLYERFLRIMMLSVLKHTKTPLKFWFLKNYLSPTFKRNKELR; encoded by the exons ATGGGAATACTTATTGCAGTTCTTGGAGTCTGGTTCAGCTCTTCACTTGTAAAAGCAGATTCTAAGGCTGTGACAACATCTCTAACTACAAAGTGGTCTTCAACTCCTTTACTCCTTGAGACAAG TGAATTTTTATCAGAAGAAGGTCAAgaaaaattctggaattttGTTGAAGCCAGTGAGAATATTAAGACAGCTGAGCATGATG GTAGCGATTATTCTTCTTACCAGGAAATGCTGAAAGTGGCCTGCCAGACTCTGTCACCTTTGCAGCAGAACTTGTTGAAATTTTCCCTGTCTTTACGCTCCTACTCTGCAGCAGTTCAAGCTTTCCAACAG ATAGCAGCAGATGAATCTCCTCCAGAGGGCTGCACCctgttttttgttgttcatGGGGAGAAAACTTGTGAATTTGACTCTCTTGGAAACCTTTTACAGGCAGCTTCAGACAG GCCAAAGCCATTTTTGTTCAAGGGGGACCACAAGTACCCAGCAGCAAACCCTGAAAGTCCTGTGGTCATACTTTATGCAGAGATTGGTTCAGAGGAGTTCtacaggcagcacaggaggctTGTTGAAAAGGCTGAGGCAGGAGAAATCACTTATGTGCTCAGACACTACATTGCT AATCCCAGCAAGGAAAAGGTCTACCTCTCTGGCTATGGTGTAGAACTGGCTATTAAAAGTACAGAATATAAGGCCAAGGATGATACCCAGGTGAAAg GGACAGATGTGAATGCTACAGTCATAGATGAAAATGACCCTATTGATGAAGTGCAAggatttctgtttggaaaactAAG gcagctgtatCCTGACTTGTCAGAAGAGCTGAAAGAGCTCAGAAAACACCTTGTGGAAAGTACCAATGAAATGGCACCTTTGAAAGTGTGGCAGCTCCAAG ATCTGAGTTTTCAAACTGCTGCTCGCATTTTGACTGCTCCCCCTGTGGATGCCCTGATGGTCATGAAAGATCTTAGTCAGAACTTTCCTACAAAGGCCAG agCCATAACAAAAACAGTTGTTTCTTCGGAACTCAGAGCAGAAATTGAAGAGAACCAAAAG TATTTCAAGGGAACGCTGGGATTGCAACCAGGAGATTCTGCCCTATTCATCAATGGACTGCTTATTGATTTAGACACTCAGGATATATTCAG CTTGATTGACGTGCTCCGCAATGAAGCCCGTGTTATGGAAGGCCTGCACAGCTTGGGAATTGAGGGAGTTTCCTTACACAATGTCCTGAAGTTGAACATCCAGCCTTCAGATTCTGACTATGCTGTGGATATCAGAAGCCCTGCCATTTCA TGGATCAACAACCTGGAAGTTGATAGTCGGTACAATTCCTGGCCTTCCAGTGTGCAGGAACTGCTGCGTCCCACATTTCCTGGTGTGATCAGGCAAATCAGAAAAAACTTCCATAATTTT GTGCTGATAGTAGATCCTACTCATGAGACCACAGCAGAATTACTCAATGTGGCAGAAATGTTCTTCAGTAACCACATCCCACTGAG GATAGGACTAGTCTTTGTGGTTAATGACTCAGAGGATGTTGATGGACTGCAGGATCCTGGTGTTGCCCTCCTGAGGACATACAATTATGTGGCACAAGAAATGGACAATAATTACGCTTTTCAGACCGTCATGTCT ATCTATAACAAAGTGAAAACAGGAGACCAGCTGAAAGTGGAACATGTTGTTAGTGTTCTTGAGAAGCAGTATCCTTATGTGGAAATCAACAGTGTGCTGGGAATTGATTCTGCCTATGATCAAAACAGAAAG GCAGCAAGAGCTTACTATGAGCAAACTGGTGTAGGCCCTCTCCCTGTTGTCCTGTTCAATGGGATGCCTTTCCAAAAAGATCAGCTGGATCCTGATGACCTGGAAACTGTGACAATGCACAAAATCCTGGAAACCACGAGCATCTTCCAGCGAGCCGTGTACCTG gGTGAACTATCTAATGACCAAGATGTGGTTGAGTATATCATGAACCAGCCTAATGTTGTTCCAAGAATTAACTCAAGAATCCTAAGGTCTGACAGAGAGTACCTAGATCTGACAGGAATGA ATAACCATTTTGTGGATGACTTTGCTCGATTTTCCACACTGGAGTCTAAAGATAAGACAGCTGCTGTTGCAAACAGCATGACCTACTTAACAAAGAAAG GAATGTCTTCCAAGGAGATCTATG ATGATTCCTTTGTTAGACCAGTTACTTTTTGGATTGTTGGTGATTTTGATAAACCTTCAGGGAGGCAATTGCTGTATGATGCCATTAAACATCAG AAATCCAGCAATAACATTCGAATCAGCATGATTAATAATCCTAGTGAAGAACCCAACAGCCAGAATACCATTGTAGCTAAAGCCATATGGGCAGCTTTGCAGACACAAACCTCAAATAATGCCAAGAACTTCATCACCAAGATGGCAAAAGAAGAAACTGTGAAGGCactggaggcaggagctgacatCTTGGAATTTGCTGTTGGG ggTATGGATACCAATATTTTCAAAGAAGCCTTTGAATCTCCCAAGATGGATTTTATTCTGTCCCATGCTATTTACTGCAGAGATGTTCTAAAGCTGAAGAAGGGGCAGAGGGCTGTGATCAGCAATGGACGG ATTATTGGCCCATTAGAGGATGGAGAGATGTTCAACCAGGATGATTTTCATCTTCTTGAAAATATAATCCTAAAGACATCAGGACAGAAAATCAAATCTCAGATTCAGCAGCTGGGATTTGAAGAAGATCT gGCAAGTGACTTGGTAATGAAAGTGGATGCTCTTCTTTCTGCTCAGCCAAAAGGAGAGGCAAGGATCGAGTATCAGTTTTTTGAAGAACGATACAG tGCAGTTAAACTGAGACCAAAAGAGGGGGAGACATACTTTGATGTTGTGGCTATTGTTGATCCCGTGACCAGAGATGCTCAAAGACTTGCTCCATTACTTTTG GTTTTGAACCAGCTGATAAATATGAACCTGAGAGTGTTTATGAACTGCCAGTCTAAGCTTTCTGACATGCCACTGAAAAG CTTTTACCGCTATGTTTTGGAGCCAGAGATTTCTTTCACAGCAGAGAATCATTTTGCTCCAGGACCAATTGCCAAGTTTTTAGATATGCCCCAGTCTCCACTGTTCACTCTGAACTTAAACACTCCTGAGAGTTGGATGGTGGAATCTGTTAGAACCCCATATGACCTTGACAATATCTTCTTAGAGGAG GTGGAGAGTGTTGTAGCTGCAGAGTATGAGCTGGAGtacctgctgctggagggcCACTGCTATGACATTACAACTGGGCAGCCACCTCGGGGACTCCAGTTCACCCtgggcacctccagcagccctgtcaTCGTGGATACCATTGTCATGGCCAACCTG GGCTACTTCCAGTTAAAAGCCAATCCTGGTGCATGGACTCTAAGACTGAGAAAAGGCAGATCTGAAGATATTTACAGGATCTACAG CCACGATGGCACAGACTCTCCACCTGAAGCTAATGAAGTTAGTGTTGTTCTCAATAACTTCAAGAGCAAAATTATTAAAGTGAAG GTTCAGAAAAAGTTTGATATGATGAATGAAGATCTGCTAAGTGATGGCACCAATGAGAATGAATCTGGATTTTGGGAATCTCTGAAATG gggATTCACAGGAGGACAAAAGAATGAAGATGTGAAACAGGATAAAGATGATGTACTAAATATATTCTCTGTGGCTTCAGGACACCTCTATGAGAGATTCCTACG CATAATGATGCTGTCTGTGCTGAAACACACCAAGACTCCTTTAAAGTTTTGGTTTCTGAAGAACTACTTATCACCTACATTCAAG aggaaCAAAGAACTGAGAtaa